A window from Mesorhizobium sp. WSM2240 encodes these proteins:
- a CDS encoding NAD(P)/FAD-dependent oxidoreductase codes for MAIHHVVVVGAGFGGLEFTRALGGAPVRVTIIDRRNHHLFQPLLYQVATTSLATSEIAWPVRYLLRRRKEVTTLLGTVVGVDATSKRVLLEGGDAVAYDTLVLATGARHAYFGHDEWEPFAPGLKTLEDATTIRRRILLGFEQAERETDPEKRRALMTLVIIGGGPTGVELAGTIAELAHDTLTGEFRNIDTRDAKVVLVEAGERLLPGFKPELSAYAKDALQRLGVTVELGRPVSECNADGVVFGGVHLPAKTIIWAAGVAASPAAEWLGVAADRVGRIIVEPDLTVPGHPEIFAVGDTAHVEWTDGRLVPGVAPAAKQQGRHVAETVRRRLAGDAAPRPFTYKHDGDLATIGKRAAVIDFGRIKLTGWIAWWIWGIAHIYFLIGLRNRLTVSLSWLWIYSTGQRSARLITQGAQSGDGEAETLTDSRDARSLR; via the coding sequence ATGGCAATTCATCATGTCGTCGTCGTGGGCGCCGGTTTCGGCGGCCTGGAGTTCACGCGTGCGCTCGGCGGCGCGCCGGTACGCGTCACGATCATAGACCGGCGCAATCACCATCTTTTCCAGCCGCTGCTCTACCAGGTCGCGACCACGTCGCTCGCGACGTCGGAAATTGCCTGGCCGGTGCGGTATCTCCTGCGCAGGCGCAAGGAAGTGACGACGCTTTTGGGCACGGTCGTCGGGGTCGATGCGACGTCAAAGCGCGTTCTGCTCGAAGGCGGGGATGCGGTCGCCTACGACACGCTGGTGCTGGCTACGGGCGCGCGGCACGCCTATTTCGGCCATGACGAGTGGGAACCATTCGCGCCCGGCTTGAAGACGCTGGAGGATGCGACCACGATCCGCCGGCGCATCCTGCTCGGTTTTGAACAGGCCGAGCGCGAGACCGACCCGGAGAAGCGCCGCGCACTGATGACGCTCGTGATCATCGGCGGAGGGCCGACCGGCGTGGAGTTGGCCGGCACGATCGCCGAACTGGCGCACGATACGCTGACGGGTGAATTTCGCAACATCGATACGCGCGACGCAAAAGTCGTGCTGGTCGAGGCCGGCGAGCGCTTGCTGCCGGGTTTCAAACCGGAACTCTCCGCCTACGCGAAGGATGCGCTGCAAAGGCTGGGCGTCACGGTCGAGCTTGGCCGGCCGGTTTCGGAATGCAATGCCGATGGCGTGGTGTTCGGCGGAGTGCACCTGCCGGCAAAGACGATCATCTGGGCGGCAGGCGTGGCTGCTTCGCCTGCGGCCGAATGGCTGGGCGTTGCCGCCGATCGCGTCGGCCGGATCATCGTCGAGCCGGATCTGACGGTGCCCGGACATCCCGAGATCTTCGCCGTCGGCGATACCGCCCATGTCGAATGGACCGACGGCAGGCTTGTGCCGGGCGTGGCGCCGGCCGCCAAGCAGCAGGGCAGGCATGTCGCGGAGACGGTCCGGAGACGCCTTGCGGGAGATGCCGCGCCGCGGCCATTCACCTACAAGCACGACGGCGATTTGGCGACGATCGGAAAGCGCGCCGCCGTTATCGACTTCGGCCGGATCAAGCTCACCGGCTGGATCGCCTGGTGGATCTGGGGCATCGCCCACATTTATTTCCTGATCGGACTCAGGAACCGGCTGACGGTTTCACTGAGCTGGTTATGGATCTATTCGACCGGGCAACGCAGCGCCCGCCTGATCACGCAGGGTGCGCAGAGCGGCGATGGCGAAGCCGAAACGCTTACGGATTCGCGTGACGCCAGATCCTTGCGATAG
- a CDS encoding 5-formyltetrahydrofolate cyclo-ligase has translation MDHDPDGDGPAQYASPPCFLHELQPGHSASHADPVAWADVARWRKAERARLIEARLAIPAEIRADMANTIAEGLDAEIGNVSGKTVSLYWPFRGEPDLRQWMASIVERGGRAALPVVVEKAHPLVFRAYKPGDRLEKGVWNIPIPAEGESVIPDVVISPLVGVDPANYRLGYGGGFFDRTLAALPRKPLVIGVGYDMQRIATIYPQPHDIPMDRIVTAPV, from the coding sequence ATGGATCATGATCCCGACGGTGACGGCCCGGCGCAATACGCTTCCCCGCCTTGCTTCTTGCACGAACTGCAGCCCGGCCACAGCGCAAGCCATGCCGATCCGGTCGCCTGGGCGGATGTTGCGCGCTGGCGCAAGGCAGAGCGGGCGCGCCTGATCGAAGCGCGGCTGGCGATCCCGGCCGAAATCCGGGCGGACATGGCGAACACGATCGCTGAGGGGCTCGACGCGGAGATCGGCAACGTCAGCGGAAAAACCGTCAGCCTCTACTGGCCGTTTCGCGGCGAGCCCGATCTAAGGCAGTGGATGGCTTCCATCGTCGAGCGCGGCGGCAGGGCCGCCCTGCCGGTCGTCGTCGAGAAGGCGCATCCCCTGGTATTCCGCGCCTACAAGCCCGGCGACCGGCTGGAAAAAGGTGTCTGGAACATTCCGATCCCGGCCGAGGGCGAAAGCGTCATCCCCGACGTGGTGATTTCGCCGCTGGTCGGCGTCGATCCGGCCAATTACCGCCTGGGCTACGGCGGCGGCTTTTTCGACCGGACGTTGGCCGCCCTGCCGCGAAAGCCGCTGGTCATCGGGGTGGGTTACGACATGCAGCGCATAGCCACAATCTACCCGCAGCCGCACGATATCCCAATGGACCGGATCGTCACCGCGCCTGTTTGA